In Bos indicus x Bos taurus breed Angus x Brahman F1 hybrid chromosome 1, Bos_hybrid_MaternalHap_v2.0, whole genome shotgun sequence, a single window of DNA contains:
- the CHST2 gene encoding carbohydrate sulfotransferase 2: MSRSPPRALPAGAPLGLLPAAPAAGPRALLPPWPRRLGRRWPASPLGMKVFRRKALVLCAGYALLLVLTMLNLLDYKWHKEPLQQCSPDGSLGAGAGAASGGWGRPGPPPAVPPRAHTRLDPRTPYRPPVAAVQAAPAVAAGAARAAAPPGNGTRGGGDKRQLVYVFTTWRSGSSFFGELFNQNPEVFFLYEPVWHVWQKLYPGDAVSLQGAARDMLSALYRCDLSVFQLYSPAGSGGRNLTTLGIFGAATNKVVCSSPLCPAYRKEVVGLVDDRVCKKCPPQRLARFEEECRKYRTLVIKGVRVFDVAVLAPLLRDPALDLKVIHLVRDPRAVASSRIRSRHGLIRESLQVVRSRDPRAHRMPFLEAPGHKLGVKKESMGGPADYHALGAMEVICNSMAKTLQTALQPPDWLQGHYLVVRYEDLVGDPVKTLRRVYDFVGLLVSPEMEQFALNMTSGSGSSSKPFVVSARNATQAANAWRTALTFQQIKQVEEFCYQPMAVLGYERVNSPEEVKDLSKTLLRKPRL, translated from the coding sequence ATGAGCCGCAGCCCGCCGCGAGCTCTACCCGCGGGCGCGCCCCTCGGGTTGCTCCCAGCCGCGCCCGCCGCCGGGCCGCGCGCCCTGCTCCCGCCGTGGCCCCGGCGCCTGGGTCGCCGCTGGCCTGCGTCCCCGCTCGGAATGAAGGTGTTCCGCAGGAAGGCGCTGGTGCTCTGCGCGGGCTACGCGCTGCTGCTGGTGCTCACCATGCTCAACCTCCTGGACTACAAGTGGCACAAGGAGCCGTTGCAGCAGTGCAGCCCCGACGGGTCGCTGGGTGCCGGGGCGGGGGCGGCTTCGGGCGGCTGGGGGCGTCCAGGACCTCCTCCAGCCGTGCCGCCCCGCGCACACACCCGCTTGGATCCCCGGACCCCATACCGCCCTCCCGTCGCCGCAGTCCAGGCAGCTCCGGCAGTCGCGGCCGGGGCGGCAAGGGCCGCAGCCCCTCCAGGTAATGGCACTCGGGGCGGCGGGGACAAGAGGCAGTTGGTGTACGTGTTCACCACGTGGCGCTCAGGCTCGTCCTTCTTCGGCGAGCTTTTCAACCAGAACCCCGAAGTGTTCTTCCTCTACGAGCCGGTGTGGCATGTGTGGCAGAAACTGTACCCAGGGGACGCCGTCTCCCTGCAAGGGGCGGCGCGGGACATGCTGAGCGCTCTCTACCGCTGCGACCTCTCGGTCTTCCAGCTGTACAGCCCCGCCGGCAGCGGGGGGCGCAACCTCACCACTCTGGGCATCTTCGGTGCGGCCACCAACAAGGTGGTGTGCTCCTCGCCGCTGTGCCCCGCCTACCGCAAGGAGGTCGTGGGACTGGTGGACGACCGCGTGTGCAAGAAGTGCCCGCCGCAGCGCCTGGCGCGCTTCGAGGAGGAGTGCCGCAAGTACCGCACGCTGGTCATCAAGGGCGTTCGGGTCTTCGACGTGGCGGTATTGGCGCCACTGTTGCGAGACCCGGCTCTGGACCTTAAGGTCATTCATCTGGTGCGGGACCCCCGCGCTGTGGCCAGCTCACGCATTCGCTCGCGCCACGGTCTCATCCGTGAAAGCCTGCAGGTGGTGCGCAGCCGGGACCCGCGAGCCCACCGCATGCCCTTCCTGGAGGCCCCCGGCCACAAACTGGGCGTCAAGAAGGAGAGCATGGGAGGGCCGGCAGACTACCACGCGCTTGGCGCCATGGAGGTCATCTGCAACAGCATGGCCAAGACACTGCAGACGGCCCTGCAGCCCCCTGACTGGCTGCAGGGCCATTACCTGGTGGTGCGGTACGAGGACTTGGTGGGAGACCCCGTCAAAACCCTGCGGAGGGTGTACGACTTTGTGGGGCTGTTGGTGAGCCCCGAAATGGAGCAGTTTGCACTCAACATGACTAGTGGCTCAGGCTCCTCCTCCAAGCCTTTTGTGGTGTCAGCCCGCAACGCCACACAGGCCGCCAACGCCTGGCGGACCGCCCTCACCTTCCAGCAGATCAAACAGGTGGAGGAGTTTTGCTACCAGCCCATGGCCGTGTTGGGCTACGAGCGGGTCAATAGCCCCGAGGAGGTCAAAGACCTCAGCAAGACCCTGCTCCGGAAACCCCGACTCTGA